In a genomic window of Callithrix jacchus isolate 240 chromosome 22, calJac240_pri, whole genome shotgun sequence:
- the ERF gene encoding ETS domain-containing transcription factor ERF isoform X2, whose product MNYDKLSRALRYYYNKRILHKTKGKRFTYKFNFNKLVLVNYPFIDVGLAGGAVPQSAPPVPSGGSHFRFPPSTPSEVLSPTEDPRSPPACSSSSSSLFSAVVARRLGRGSVSDCSDGTSELEEPLGEDPRARPPGPPDLGAFRGPPLARLPHDPGVFRVYPRPRGGPEPLSPFPVSPLAGPGSLLPPQLSPALPMTPTHLAYTPSPTLSPMYPSGGGGPSGSGGGSHFSFSPEDMKRYLQAHTQSVYNYHLSPRAFLHYPGLVVPQPQRPDKCPLPPMAPETPPVPSSASSSSSSSSSPFKFKLQPPPLGRRQRAAGDKAPASADRSSGGAGGLAPPPPPPQIKVEPISEGESEEVEVTDISDEDEEDGEVFKTPRAPPAPPKPEPGEAPGAAQCMPLKLRFKRRWSEDCRLEGGGGPTGVFEDEGEDKKVRGEGPGEAGGPLTPRRVSSDLQHATAQLSLEHRDS is encoded by the exons CTATTACTATAACAAGCGCATTCTGCACAAGACCAAGGGGAAACGGTTCACCTACAAGTTCAATTTCAACAAACTGGTGCTGGTTAATTACCCTTTCATTGATGTGGGGTTGGCTG GGGGTGCAGTGCCCCAGAGTGCCCCGCCAGTGCCGTCGGGCGGTAGCCACTTCCGCTTCCCTCCCTCAACGCCCTCTGAGGTGCTGTCCCCCACTGAGGACCCCCGCTCGCCACCTGCCTgctcttcatcctcatcatccctCTTCTCGGCTGTGGTAGCTCGCCGCCTGGGCCGAGGCTCAGTCAGTGACTGTAGTGATGGCACATCAGAGCTGGAGGAACCACTGGGAGAGGATCCCCGGGCCCGACCACCCGGCCCTCCGGATCTGGGTGCCTTCCGTGGGCCCCCACTGGCCCGCCTGCCCCATGACCCTGGTGTCTTCCGCGTCTACCCCCGGCCTCGGGGTGGCCCTGAACCCCTCAgccccttccctgtgtctcctCTGGCCGGGCCTGGCTCCCTGCTACCCCCTCAGCTCTCCCCGGCTCTGCCTATGACGCCCACCCACCTGGCCTATACTCCCTCGCCCACGCTGAGCCCTATGTACCCTAGTGGTGGTGGGGGGCCCAGCGGCTCAGGGGGAGGCTCTCACTTCTCCTTCAGCCCTGAGGACATGAAACGGTACCTGCAGGCCCACACCCAAAGCGTCTACAACTACCACCTCAGCCCCCGCGCCTTTCTGCACTACCCTGGGCTGGTGGTGCCCCAGCCGCAGCGCCCTGACAAGTGCCCACTGCCGCCCATGGCGCCCGAAACCCCACCGGTCCCCTCCTCGGCCTCGtcatcctcttcttcttcttcttctccattCAAGTTTAAGCTCCAGCCGCCCCCACTCGGACGCCGACAGCGGGCAGCTGGGGACAAGGCCCCAGCCAGTGCTGACAGGAGCAGTGGTGGCGCAGGCGGGCTGGCCCCACCGCCCCCGCCACCTCAGATCAAGGTGGAGCCCATCTCAGAAGGCGAGtcggaggaggtggaggtgactgACATTAGTGATGAGGATGAGGAAGATGGGGAGGTGTTCAAGACGCCCCGTGCCCCACCTGCACCCCCCAAGCCTGAACCCGGCGAGGCACCTGGGGCAGCCCAGTGCATGCCTCTCAAGCTGCGCTTTAAGCGGCGCTGGAGTGAAGACTGTCGCCTGGAAGGGGGTGGAGGCCCCACTGGGGTCTTTGAGGATGAGGGCGAGGACAAGAAGGTTCGTGGGGAGGGacctggggaggctggggggcCCCTCACCCCAAGGCGAGTGAGCTCTGACCTCCAGCATGCCACGGCCCAGCTCTCCCTGGAGCACCGAGACTCCTGA